One Glutamicibacter mishrai genomic window carries:
- a CDS encoding tripartite tricarboxylate transporter permease: protein MRTAAFIMFAGVYYGGLLATTVVVFFAPTLVKLATAFGPAEYFALAVFAFLAISSVVSESIIKGLAALAIGLVFALVRVDGPSGTIRYTLGLPQLFDGISIVVITVGLLALGEVLHIASRIHRDPDAEKIKPSGRPRLHRHDIKKALPAWLRGTAFGLPFGIIPAGGSEVPTFLAYATEKRLAKRRGDIEFGQMGSIRGAAAPEAATNATAGTAMGALLALGLPTSATAAIMIAAFQQYGMQPDPLLFERSGPMVWTLLASLFIGLVILLIMNMQFTVLWAKLLLVRRQYLYAGITVLSVLGVYAISAAILDLWILLGVGLLGFVMRRYEIPLAPVLIAVILGPLAETELRRALTVSEGDMGILVSSPITIVLYAILVITVAFTAWKHIRSRKQADAESASASELTSV, encoded by the coding sequence GTGCGCACCGCGGCGTTCATCATGTTCGCCGGCGTCTACTACGGCGGCCTGCTGGCCACCACCGTGGTCGTATTCTTCGCACCGACCCTGGTCAAGCTGGCTACCGCCTTCGGACCGGCCGAATACTTCGCCCTGGCGGTCTTCGCCTTCCTCGCGATTTCCTCGGTGGTTTCCGAATCGATCATCAAGGGCCTGGCGGCTCTGGCCATCGGCCTGGTCTTCGCCCTGGTGCGTGTTGACGGCCCTTCGGGCACCATTCGCTACACCCTGGGCCTGCCGCAGCTCTTCGACGGCATCTCCATTGTCGTGATCACCGTGGGCCTGCTGGCTTTGGGTGAAGTGCTGCACATTGCCTCGCGTATCCACCGCGACCCGGATGCCGAGAAGATCAAGCCCAGCGGACGTCCCCGCCTGCACCGGCACGACATCAAGAAAGCACTGCCTGCATGGTTGCGCGGCACCGCTTTCGGCCTGCCCTTCGGCATCATTCCCGCTGGCGGTTCCGAGGTTCCGACCTTCCTGGCCTACGCCACCGAAAAGCGCCTGGCCAAGCGCCGCGGCGATATCGAGTTCGGCCAGATGGGCTCGATCCGCGGTGCGGCTGCTCCGGAAGCAGCCACGAACGCGACGGCCGGTACCGCCATGGGCGCACTACTGGCGCTGGGCCTGCCGACCTCGGCGACTGCGGCCATCATGATCGCCGCCTTCCAACAGTACGGCATGCAGCCAGACCCGCTGCTCTTCGAACGCAGCGGCCCGATGGTCTGGACCCTGCTCGCCTCGCTGTTCATCGGCCTGGTCATCCTGCTGATAATGAACATGCAGTTCACGGTGCTGTGGGCCAAGCTGCTGCTGGTTCGACGCCAATACCTGTATGCCGGCATTACGGTGCTCTCGGTGCTGGGCGTGTACGCGATCAGCGCGGCCATCTTGGATCTGTGGATCCTACTGGGCGTCGGCCTTCTCGGTTTTGTCATGCGCCGCTACGAGATCCCATTGGCTCCGGTGCTGATTGCCGTGATCCTCGGCCCGCTGGCGGAAACCGAACTGCGCCGCGCGCTGACCGTTTCCGAAGGGGACATGGGAATCCTGGTCTCCAGCCCGATCACCATCGTGCTGTACGCAATCCTCGTGATCACCGTGGCCTTCACCGCGTGGAAGCATATTCGCAGCCGCAAACAGGCTGACGCAGAGTCTGCCTCAGCCAGTGAATTGACCAGCGTCTAG
- a CDS encoding Fic family protein — protein MSNPDSWPQLAYEEHIWESSAHFWGVNAEYTNTGLRYAAAIPPQIASQSISGLNASTLRHAEQATMELIRFDQELGSMIANFAPVLLRSESASSSQIENLSASARAIFSAELGLIKSRNAEMIAANTKAMEAAIDLAEEISSGSILKMHEVLMSSQNIHAPGQWRDEPVWIGTNSHSPHGAEYVAPHSARVPELVDDLVLFLQRQDIPPLVQVALVHAQFEAIHPFTDGNGRTGRALAQSTLRHRGITRNVAMPVSAGLLADIDGYHQALTDYRQGKPEAIIQAFSAASLRAVANTRQLVTEITELRNSWNDRFHARKSSNAWAILDLLMTQPVVTAATAAQHLGVKTPNVYPPLKALVEAGVLQSKNEHKLGLFWRSDEVLQAIDRFAKRAGKRSKS, from the coding sequence ATGAGCAATCCTGATTCCTGGCCACAACTCGCCTATGAAGAACATATTTGGGAGTCCTCCGCTCACTTTTGGGGCGTCAACGCCGAATACACCAACACAGGACTGCGCTATGCAGCAGCCATTCCTCCACAGATCGCGTCCCAAAGCATTAGCGGGCTCAACGCCAGCACTCTGCGCCATGCAGAGCAAGCAACCATGGAACTCATACGGTTCGATCAAGAACTCGGATCAATGATCGCCAATTTTGCTCCTGTACTGCTACGGTCAGAGTCCGCTTCTTCTTCGCAAATCGAAAACCTTTCCGCCAGCGCACGAGCTATCTTCAGCGCCGAACTTGGCCTGATCAAGAGTCGCAACGCAGAAATGATCGCTGCCAATACCAAAGCGATGGAAGCTGCCATTGACTTGGCTGAGGAAATAAGCAGCGGCTCAATCCTTAAAATGCACGAAGTTCTCATGTCTTCGCAAAATATTCATGCACCAGGTCAGTGGCGTGATGAACCGGTATGGATCGGCACCAATAGCCACAGCCCCCATGGGGCAGAATACGTGGCACCGCATTCTGCGCGTGTGCCAGAACTCGTCGATGACCTTGTGCTTTTCCTTCAGCGACAAGATATTCCCCCGCTGGTTCAAGTGGCTTTAGTTCACGCCCAGTTCGAAGCAATCCACCCTTTCACAGACGGGAACGGACGCACCGGCCGTGCACTAGCTCAGTCCACCCTCCGACACCGAGGTATTACGCGTAATGTAGCCATGCCCGTATCCGCCGGGCTTTTAGCAGACATCGACGGGTACCATCAGGCACTCACCGACTACAGGCAAGGCAAACCAGAGGCCATCATCCAAGCCTTCTCCGCGGCCTCGCTACGGGCGGTCGCGAACACACGGCAGCTCGTCACTGAAATTACTGAGCTCCGAAATTCATGGAACGACCGGTTCCACGCACGCAAATCAAGCAACGCGTGGGCAATCCTTGATTTGCTTATGACACAACCTGTTGTTACTGCGGCAACCGCAGCACAACACCTCGGCGTAAAAACACCGAACGTCTACCCGCCGCTGAAAGCATTGGTTGAAGCAGGAGTTCTCCAGTCAAAAAACGAGCACAAGCTCGGATTATTTTGGCGTAGCGACGAAGTGCTTCAGGCAATCGACCGGTTCGCTAAACGTGCAGGAAAGCGCAGCAAATCTTGA
- the arsB gene encoding ACR3 family arsenite efflux transporter — MTAAPAPDTAPVVQKLSFLDRYLALWILLAMAVGLGIGRIFPKLGELLDQFTVAGVSIPIAIGLLVMMYPVLAKVRYNETGKVLADKKLMITSLVINWVLAPAFMFVLAWIFLADLPEYRTGLIIVGLARCIAMVFIWNDLACGDREAAAVLVAINSIFQVIAFGALGWFYLQLLPSWLGLETTSAEFSIAAITASVLVFLGIPLVAGFLTRILGEKAKGREWYEGKFLPKIGPWALYGLLFTIVLLFALQGDNITSKPLDVLRMAIPLLTYFVVVFGAGMFIGRALNLGYPRTTTLAFTAAGNNFELAIAVAIATFGATSGQALAGVVGPLIEVPILVALVYVALWSRKFFPSTQLATTSA; from the coding sequence GTGACAGCCGCGCCCGCGCCAGACACCGCCCCCGTGGTGCAAAAGCTTTCTTTCCTCGACCGATATCTCGCGCTGTGGATCCTGCTTGCTATGGCCGTGGGTCTGGGAATCGGCCGTATCTTCCCGAAGCTCGGGGAATTGCTTGACCAGTTCACCGTCGCCGGGGTCTCGATTCCAATTGCCATCGGTTTGCTGGTGATGATGTACCCCGTCTTGGCCAAGGTCCGCTACAACGAAACCGGCAAGGTTCTGGCCGATAAGAAGCTCATGATCACCTCGCTGGTGATCAACTGGGTGCTCGCACCAGCCTTCATGTTCGTGCTGGCCTGGATCTTCCTTGCTGACTTGCCCGAGTACCGCACCGGGTTGATCATTGTCGGCTTGGCCCGCTGCATCGCCATGGTGTTCATCTGGAACGACCTGGCCTGTGGGGACCGCGAGGCCGCGGCCGTCCTGGTAGCCATCAACTCGATCTTCCAAGTCATCGCCTTCGGCGCGCTGGGCTGGTTCTACCTCCAGCTGCTGCCATCTTGGCTAGGACTGGAAACCACCAGCGCAGAATTCTCCATCGCAGCAATCACCGCCTCGGTCCTGGTGTTCCTCGGCATTCCATTGGTGGCTGGATTCTTGACTCGCATCCTTGGCGAAAAAGCCAAGGGACGCGAATGGTACGAAGGCAAGTTCCTCCCGAAAATCGGGCCTTGGGCGCTCTACGGTTTGCTGTTCACCATCGTCCTGCTCTTCGCCTTGCAGGGAGATAACATCACTTCCAAGCCATTGGATGTGCTTCGCATGGCGATCCCGCTGCTCACCTACTTCGTAGTCGTTTTTGGCGCTGGCATGTTCATCGGCAGGGCGCTGAATCTCGGCTACCCGCGCACCACCACGCTGGCCTTTACCGCCGCAGGAAACAACTTCGAATTGGCCATTGCGGTAGCCATCGCCACCTTCGGTGCAACCAGCGGCCAGGCCTTGGCCGGCGTTGTCGGCCCGCTGATCGAGGTGCCCATCCTGGTAGCCCTGGTTTACGTGGCCCTTTGGTCACGCAAGTTCTTTCCTTCCACCCAACTCGCCACCACTTCAGCCTAA
- a CDS encoding amino acid permease: MAGTQDPSSNPTGTTAEPKRLRSRHVMMITLGGIIGASLFVGSGNVIRSVGPAAIISYLIGGLLVFLAMRMLGEMAAARPTIGSFMEYARVGLGNWAAYLVGWLYWYFWVGVLAYEAVLGGETLNSWFTFLPAWAWSLVLILIFIGTNAISVRTFGEVEFWLASIKVLAIVVFLGAGLLFALGLWPDAEISVSNLWDHGGFAPNGFGVALTGVALVIFSYFGTEIAVMAAAESEDPAKGIKQATSTVIWRILLFFVGAVLIITMVIPWDELPEPVNVAAAPFTKVFELLGLPGAAIIMQLVIFTAVISVLNSGLYSASRMFAALADQGFAPKFVARRSKNGVPLWALVASTSGAVIATIVNFAAPNSGVFDFIMNSAGLVALFVYVFISLTQMRLRQKMTPEEVAGLKLKMWLHPWLNILLFVAIAGVLGVMLSSESGRTQVWTSLLATVVLVAFWPLVRKNLKKRGTPQDATAIHDDTNSERISEH; this comes from the coding sequence ATGGCAGGAACACAAGATCCCTCCAGCAACCCAACCGGAACAACGGCGGAGCCCAAGCGGCTGCGCTCGCGCCACGTCATGATGATTACCCTCGGCGGAATCATCGGCGCAAGCTTGTTCGTCGGTTCGGGCAACGTCATCCGCTCGGTGGGACCAGCGGCAATCATCTCCTACCTCATCGGTGGCCTGCTGGTATTCCTTGCCATGCGGATGCTCGGCGAGATGGCCGCCGCACGACCAACGATCGGTTCCTTCATGGAATACGCCCGGGTAGGGCTGGGCAATTGGGCCGCTTACCTGGTGGGCTGGCTGTACTGGTACTTCTGGGTGGGTGTGCTCGCCTACGAGGCAGTGCTTGGCGGTGAAACCCTGAACTCGTGGTTCACGTTCCTCCCCGCCTGGGCCTGGTCACTGGTGCTGATCCTGATATTCATCGGGACCAACGCCATCTCGGTACGCACCTTCGGAGAGGTCGAATTCTGGCTGGCGAGCATCAAGGTCCTGGCCATCGTGGTCTTCCTCGGAGCCGGTCTGCTCTTCGCCTTGGGCCTATGGCCTGATGCCGAAATCTCGGTCAGCAACCTGTGGGATCACGGAGGCTTTGCCCCGAATGGCTTCGGTGTGGCGCTGACCGGTGTGGCACTGGTGATCTTCTCCTACTTCGGCACTGAGATCGCGGTGATGGCAGCGGCCGAGTCGGAAGACCCAGCCAAGGGAATCAAGCAGGCGACCAGCACCGTGATCTGGCGTATCCTGCTGTTCTTCGTCGGCGCCGTATTGATCATCACCATGGTGATTCCTTGGGATGAGCTGCCTGAACCAGTGAACGTGGCCGCCGCGCCATTCACCAAGGTCTTCGAACTGCTCGGCTTGCCGGGAGCGGCGATCATCATGCAGCTGGTCATCTTCACCGCGGTGATTTCCGTGCTCAACTCCGGCCTGTATTCGGCCTCGCGCATGTTCGCCGCGCTGGCTGACCAGGGCTTCGCACCCAAGTTCGTGGCCCGCCGTTCCAAGAACGGCGTCCCGCTGTGGGCGCTGGTGGCATCCACTTCCGGTGCGGTAATCGCAACCATCGTGAACTTCGCTGCTCCCAATTCGGGAGTCTTCGACTTCATCATGAACTCTGCCGGCCTGGTGGCATTGTTCGTCTACGTCTTCATTTCGCTGACGCAGATGCGCTTGCGCCAGAAGATGACCCCCGAAGAGGTTGCCGGCTTGAAGCTGAAGATGTGGCTGCACCCGTGGCTGAACATCCTGCTGTTTGTCGCTATCGCCGGCGTGCTGGGAGTCATGCTCAGCTCCGAGAGCGGTCGAACCCAGGTGTGGACCAGCTTGCTGGCCACCGTGGTGCTCGTTGCCTTCTGGCCACTGGTGCGCAAGAACCTGAAGAAGCGCGGAACACCGCAAGATGCCACAGCAATTCACGACGACACCAATAGTGAGCGCATCAGCGAGCACTAG
- a CDS encoding arsenate reductase ArsC has protein sequence MTDINKPSVLFVCIHNAGRSQMAAAYLSHLAQGRIEVRSAGSAPADSVNPAAVQAMAEEGIDMSAETPKILTTEAVKESDVVITMGCGDTCPIFPGKRYEDWKLDDPAGQGVEAVRPIRDEIRGRIETLISELLPAN, from the coding sequence ATGACTGATATCAATAAGCCCTCGGTGCTCTTCGTCTGCATCCACAATGCAGGACGCTCGCAAATGGCCGCCGCCTACCTTTCGCATCTGGCCCAGGGAAGGATCGAGGTCCGCTCGGCAGGTTCCGCCCCGGCTGATTCCGTCAACCCCGCAGCGGTGCAGGCGATGGCCGAAGAAGGCATCGACATGTCGGCAGAAACCCCGAAGATCCTCACCACCGAAGCGGTCAAGGAATCTGATGTCGTGATCACCATGGGCTGCGGGGACACCTGCCCGATCTTCCCAGGCAAGCGCTACGAAGACTGGAAGCTCGATGATCCAGCAGGCCAGGGCGTGGAGGCCGTTCGCCCGATTCGCGATGAGATCCGCGGGCGGATTGAAACCCTGATTTCCGAGTTACTTCCAGCCAACTAA
- a CDS encoding ferredoxin — protein sequence MSLGPEIPWLTLKNDKVELTMKIRVHGAMSVASGNCGFTAPRIFQNRPENGGFAELLQDEPGAEDQKAALEAEYLCPSGAIQIDNHRIPVQKWRNGTPRFEA from the coding sequence ATGTCCCTTGGTCCAGAGATACCGTGGCTGACGCTAAAGAACGACAAAGTGGAGCTGACAATGAAGATTAGAGTTCACGGTGCCATGTCTGTAGCCTCGGGCAATTGCGGGTTCACTGCTCCGCGGATATTTCAGAATCGCCCAGAAAATGGCGGTTTTGCGGAGCTGCTGCAGGATGAACCTGGTGCGGAGGACCAAAAGGCCGCCCTGGAGGCAGAATATCTGTGCCCTTCTGGCGCGATCCAGATTGATAATCATCGAATTCCGGTTCAAAAATGGAGAAACGGTACACCTAGGTTCGAAGCCTAG
- a CDS encoding GNAT family N-acetyltransferase: MAINKELGFQIIDMTEKHWDELARIYAAGISSGLATFESEPPAREKFLRSKIAALNIVALSPSDEVLGWAAAGPISERPAYRGVIEHSVYVDPKSSGRGVGQALLNELVSRARELGYWTIQSSIIAQNKASRSLHLKAGFREVGRRERIAQGARGEVAGQWLDTYLYELRL; encoded by the coding sequence GTGGCGATCAACAAGGAACTCGGCTTCCAAATCATCGATATGACCGAAAAGCACTGGGATGAATTAGCCCGGATTTATGCGGCTGGAATTTCCAGCGGCCTGGCGACCTTCGAATCCGAGCCACCGGCCCGGGAGAAATTCTTGCGGAGCAAAATCGCTGCTCTGAACATCGTGGCCCTGTCACCATCGGATGAAGTGCTTGGCTGGGCAGCCGCCGGGCCGATTTCTGAGCGGCCTGCCTACCGTGGAGTCATTGAGCATTCGGTGTATGTTGATCCGAAAAGTTCCGGCCGGGGAGTCGGGCAGGCATTGCTGAACGAACTCGTCAGCCGCGCCAGGGAGCTTGGCTATTGGACCATTCAGTCCTCGATTATCGCCCAGAACAAGGCGAGCCGTTCCCTGCATCTGAAAGCCGGGTTCCGCGAGGTGGGCCGGCGCGAGCGCATCGCACAGGGCGCTCGGGGCGAGGTGGCCGGACAGTGGCTGGATACTTACCTCTATGAGTTGAGGCTCTAG
- a CDS encoding acyl-CoA desaturase, with amino-acid sequence MERMDSRCISALLMGLSYSWWMAKHNSHHANPNKEDADPDVHSTVLVLTPGATIRRRGFPAEISRFQRWFFLPLLCFEGLNLHVASLKMLLFTSGVRHRIVELLMIIARHSALAVFLLAYLPPGKTLAFLGVQLVVFGVMLGGAFALNHIGMPTVPRGVHLDFLRRQVLMSRNISDGPLIRFLMDGLQYQLEHHLFPIIPAPTTA; translated from the coding sequence ATGGAACGAATGGACTCGCGCTGCATTTCTGCACTGCTGATGGGCCTGAGCTACAGCTGGTGGATGGCAAAACACAATTCGCATCACGCCAACCCGAATAAGGAAGATGCAGACCCGGATGTTCATTCAACGGTGCTGGTTCTCACCCCTGGAGCCACCATCCGCCGAAGAGGATTTCCTGCTGAGATATCTCGTTTTCAACGATGGTTCTTCCTTCCTTTGCTGTGTTTTGAAGGATTGAACTTGCACGTGGCTTCGCTGAAGATGTTGCTCTTCACCTCTGGAGTCAGACATCGGATAGTCGAACTGCTGATGATCATTGCCAGGCATAGCGCTCTTGCGGTGTTCCTATTGGCATACCTACCTCCGGGAAAGACCCTTGCGTTCCTGGGTGTTCAGCTAGTCGTCTTCGGGGTCATGTTGGGCGGTGCTTTCGCACTCAATCACATCGGGATGCCAACAGTTCCCCGGGGAGTTCATCTTGACTTCTTAAGACGTCAGGTTCTCATGTCCCGAAATATCAGCGACGGTCCCCTGATTCGGTTTCTGATGGACGGATTACAATACCAGCTTGAACACCATCTGTTTCCGATCATCCCCGCGCCCACAACTGCCTGA
- a CDS encoding FAD-dependent oxidoreductase, with protein sequence MSQPYPVIVIGAGPIGLATAAHLRERGQEVLVLESGEHAGAAMQQWAHIKLFSPWRFNIDAAARRLLETPCEGYAGDWEAPRITKLPTGGELVREYLEPLAAHPEMQPRIRYGHRVVKVSRLLEDGRGADKARTAGRDESAFLVRTETADGPVDLIGRAVVDASGTWNQPSPVGRAGIDAIGEAEARERGFILGGLPDPLGADRQELAGKSLLVLGAGHSAANTIIALGRLQKQYPDTKIQWGLRGVANPIRLYGGGAADQLPARGQLGTSLRRLVENGNVQLLENVSVAAMKPEEQLTVVLADERELVVDRIIAATGFRPDLQMLSELRLDLDESVEAPRQLGPLIDPEFHSCGTVSAHGEKVLAHPEKNFYIVGMKSYGRAPTFLLATGYEQIRSIAAALSGDAQAAERLELELPETGVCSTDLGGSCDAPAQQESSCCSSGPQPVALGIPTGTMHGGTELVGRPSGEW encoded by the coding sequence ATGAGCCAGCCGTATCCAGTGATTGTCATCGGTGCCGGGCCTATCGGCCTGGCCACCGCCGCACACCTGCGCGAACGCGGACAGGAAGTCCTGGTTCTGGAATCAGGGGAGCATGCGGGCGCCGCCATGCAACAGTGGGCGCACATTAAGCTCTTCTCTCCTTGGCGATTCAACATCGACGCCGCAGCCAGGCGCCTGCTGGAAACCCCATGCGAAGGATATGCGGGGGACTGGGAAGCGCCTCGGATCACCAAGCTACCCACCGGTGGAGAACTGGTACGCGAGTACCTGGAACCTCTGGCTGCCCACCCCGAAATGCAGCCGCGTATCCGGTATGGCCACCGCGTGGTGAAGGTGAGTCGTTTGCTGGAGGATGGCCGCGGAGCTGATAAGGCGCGCACCGCAGGGCGCGACGAGTCAGCATTCCTGGTACGTACGGAAACCGCGGATGGACCGGTGGACCTGATCGGCCGCGCCGTGGTGGATGCTAGCGGCACCTGGAACCAGCCAAGCCCGGTCGGCCGAGCGGGTATCGACGCCATCGGTGAAGCCGAAGCTCGCGAACGCGGATTCATCCTCGGTGGACTTCCTGACCCGCTGGGCGCCGACCGGCAGGAACTAGCAGGAAAATCCTTGCTGGTGCTCGGAGCGGGGCATTCGGCGGCCAATACGATCATCGCCCTGGGCCGCTTGCAGAAGCAGTACCCAGACACGAAGATCCAATGGGGTTTGCGTGGGGTGGCCAACCCGATTCGCCTCTACGGAGGAGGAGCCGCTGACCAATTACCCGCGCGAGGGCAACTAGGCACAAGCCTGCGCCGGCTGGTGGAGAACGGCAACGTGCAACTGCTGGAGAACGTCTCGGTGGCAGCGATGAAGCCTGAAGAGCAACTGACGGTTGTCTTGGCCGACGAGCGAGAGCTGGTGGTGGATCGCATTATTGCCGCGACCGGTTTCCGCCCGGATCTGCAGATGCTTTCTGAGCTGCGTCTGGATCTGGATGAAAGCGTTGAAGCGCCACGGCAATTGGGACCATTGATCGATCCAGAATTCCATAGTTGTGGCACGGTCAGCGCCCACGGGGAGAAGGTTCTGGCACACCCGGAGAAGAACTTCTACATCGTCGGCATGAAGAGCTACGGCCGCGCTCCGACCTTCTTGCTGGCCACCGGCTATGAGCAGATCCGCTCGATCGCCGCTGCGCTCTCCGGGGATGCCCAAGCAGCTGAGCGACTGGAGCTGGAACTGCCGGAAACCGGAGTCTGCTCCACGGATCTGGGTGGCTCGTGCGATGCTCCGGCGCAGCAGGAGTCCTCTTGCTGCAGCAGCGGTCCGCAACCGGTGGCGTTAGGGATACCGACCGGAACCATGCATGGGGGTACTGAATTGGTGGGTAGGCCAAGCGGCGAGTGGTGA
- a CDS encoding VOC family protein, protein MTSSKISLGAINMTAENPQAQATFWSAVTGNEISGGGDSFYLAPNGPDGFGMFFQPSSEPRLQSQDSHMDLTVPWGSREEEVRRAIELGATYKWDVLEEHEHVQWTTLADPEGNLFCIAEHPPVS, encoded by the coding sequence ATGACCTCTTCTAAGATTTCCCTCGGCGCCATCAACATGACCGCTGAAAATCCGCAGGCGCAAGCGACTTTCTGGTCGGCAGTGACCGGCAATGAAATCTCCGGTGGAGGCGACAGCTTCTATCTTGCGCCGAACGGGCCAGACGGATTCGGAATGTTCTTCCAGCCAAGCAGCGAACCACGTCTGCAGTCGCAGGACTCGCATATGGATCTGACTGTTCCTTGGGGCTCCCGTGAAGAGGAAGTCCGGCGAGCGATCGAGTTGGGCGCAACCTACAAGTGGGATGTCCTTGAAGAACACGAACACGTTCAGTGGACCACCCTTGCGGATCCAGAAGGCAACTTGTTCTGCATCGCTGAGCATCCACCGGTGAGCTAG
- a CDS encoding EamA family transporter, which produces MSPRSTLNGLPPWTLAVTAMLAVQLSNATSVFVIGQVGAGGTAWLRMCFGVVFLWIIARPKFRSIRKQDIPALIGLGVVTGFMTALFLEAVDRIPLGTAVSIEFLGPLTVAGIMSKNRKALIWPILAVLGVVLLTEPWHGKIDGVGVLFALGAGTCWGLYNILTQHVGDRFSGISGLSLTIPVAAIATMPVGLPQVISHDFAWWTLPAAAGIALITPVIAFGLEMLALKRMTHTAFGTLLSIEPAFGILIGLLVLAQTPSWLQALGIIIVIAAGAGAQRGGRRKSQDLAFTDLPLETQK; this is translated from the coding sequence GTGAGCCCTCGCTCAACACTGAACGGTCTGCCGCCGTGGACCTTGGCAGTTACCGCGATGCTGGCAGTCCAGCTATCCAACGCCACGTCCGTCTTTGTCATCGGGCAGGTTGGCGCCGGCGGCACAGCATGGCTACGTATGTGCTTTGGTGTTGTTTTCCTTTGGATCATCGCGCGCCCAAAGTTCCGCTCTATTCGCAAGCAAGACATCCCAGCGCTGATCGGGCTAGGCGTGGTCACCGGTTTTATGACCGCGTTGTTCCTCGAAGCCGTTGACCGCATCCCTCTGGGCACTGCCGTATCCATCGAGTTCCTCGGTCCGCTCACTGTTGCGGGGATCATGAGCAAAAACCGCAAGGCGTTGATATGGCCAATTTTGGCCGTTCTAGGCGTTGTACTGCTCACCGAACCGTGGCACGGGAAAATCGACGGCGTAGGTGTGCTGTTCGCATTGGGTGCCGGAACCTGTTGGGGTTTGTACAACATACTCACTCAACACGTTGGTGATCGTTTCTCGGGAATCAGCGGCTTGTCGCTGACCATTCCCGTGGCTGCCATCGCAACGATGCCGGTGGGTTTGCCACAAGTTATCAGCCACGATTTTGCGTGGTGGACTCTGCCCGCTGCCGCAGGCATTGCCCTCATCACCCCGGTCATCGCCTTTGGACTGGAGATGCTGGCCCTGAAACGAATGACGCACACCGCTTTTGGTACATTGCTTTCCATCGAACCGGCCTTTGGAATTCTTATCGGATTGCTCGTTTTGGCCCAGACTCCAAGCTGGCTCCAGGCCCTTGGCATCATTATCGTGATCGCTGCCGGAGCCGGGGCACAGCGAGGGGGCCGGCGTAAGAGTCAGGATCTTGCGTTCACTGATTTACCCTTAGAAACTCAAAAATAG
- a CDS encoding FadR/GntR family transcriptional regulator has translation MMNAAVRTEVDLARLQGLVDRDLALSDPDDATRLSTNIGFHRALWHAAHNPVLEDLLERLATHQIHAPSSTLSVGTRWVDSLGEHQSIVDSIRDRDAAKARDLIQAHMATAKSMRLKMFANLMH, from the coding sequence ATGATGAACGCCGCGGTGCGCACCGAGGTCGACCTCGCCCGCCTGCAGGGGCTGGTTGATCGCGATCTGGCGCTGAGCGATCCCGATGACGCCACCCGCTTGTCGACAAATATCGGCTTCCACCGGGCGCTATGGCACGCTGCGCACAACCCGGTATTGGAGGACCTGCTGGAGCGCTTGGCCACGCACCAGATCCACGCACCTTCATCCACGTTGTCGGTGGGCACCCGCTGGGTTGATTCCCTGGGCGAGCACCAGAGCATCGTTGACAGCATTCGCGATCGCGATGCCGCCAAGGCGCGCGATCTCATCCAGGCGCATATGGCCACCGCGAAGTCGATGCGCCTGAAGATGTTTGCGAATTTGATGCACTAG
- a CDS encoding ArsR/SmtB family transcription factor, with protein MSANAVNSTELEAEILDAPCCVPAQGDNVLQAEEAEQLAARFKALSDPNRLRILSIVAANDSEETCVCDLPEPLGLKQPTVSHHLKILVDAGILHREKRGVWAYFSLVPGALESLSSTLVTPKK; from the coding sequence ATGAGCGCGAACGCAGTGAATTCAACGGAACTCGAAGCCGAGATCCTTGATGCCCCGTGCTGCGTACCAGCCCAAGGCGACAACGTCTTGCAGGCCGAAGAAGCAGAGCAGCTGGCTGCACGATTCAAGGCGCTGAGCGACCCCAACCGCCTGCGTATTCTCTCGATTGTTGCCGCGAACGACAGCGAAGAGACCTGCGTCTGCGACTTGCCAGAACCGCTGGGACTCAAGCAGCCCACCGTCTCGCATCACCTGAAAATCCTGGTGGATGCCGGCATCCTGCATCGCGAAAAGCGCGGAGTCTGGGCCTACTTTTCCCTCGTGCCGGGAGCTCTGGAATCGCTGAGTTCCACCCTCGTGACACCCAAGAAGTAG